The genomic DNA TTTAAACAACATACCGTGGTTTTCTTTCCTCCTATGTAAGTTAGTTGGTTGCATCATACTCCCACTAGAAGGGAGTACCAAAAACCTTGTAACTTAATTTAATGGAgtgtttgttgacaaaaaaaaaagacatgaacatCACTGGCAAGCAAGACAACACACGAGTATAAACCCTTCTCACCTTCATCAATCTTCATCTTCTATGAAtttgcttttgatttctctAATCACAAAGATGTGTTCAGACACCACTGAAGCTGAGACAAAAACAAGACAAGGAACATCTGTAGCTTCAGATTttcttcaaacaaaaatgtttttcttctttcttctgttaTCAATCTTTTTGTTCATGTTCAGTTGCTATTGAAGAAGAAGTGGGGACTGGTCTTGGGATATTGGAACCTGTTACAGGTCTCTGTAGCCGCTTTAGGGAAGCCATTATCTCTGCAAAACTTGGCCTCAACTTTGAATCCctgataaacacacaaaaaataacTAGATGTATCAGTCAAATCATGAGAACAAGAAAGCTTAGGAACCCCATTGTCAAGTTTGATGAACTTATAAGCCGTAAAACAAATCAAGACTCTGATTTTCTGAAGTGTAAGCACTACTACTACTTCACATTTGGCTGAAACttaatctttatatatttcttatactCACGTCTGCCAGCATTTACTGATGATATCTGCAATTGCTGGATCCACAAAGTCTGGGATGTCAAGACGTCGATGCTGAAAACCAACTGCCCCAACAACTTGCATTGCGTTCATTTTTCCCCACGGTTGCTGTAATGTAAAGAGTTCCCATAGAATCACTCCGTAGCTGTAAACATCGCACCTGTTTTCACGTATTGTTTTACCCTGACATTAGGCCAGTGTCTTAAAAAAGGGAACATAAAGAATGAATATTCATTAGTAAAATATTAAAGAGCATACTTCTCATTAGCAGGTTCGTTTCTAAGCACTTCTGGAGCCATCCATTCAGCCTGTATAAGATCAACACATCATTAGATTAATAAACTCGCAATCACAATAACTGTAAAGAGAGATGATTTAGACAGGGAGGACGGTAACTTCCTTCTAGCTGCTTACCGTGCCTGCTGTTGACTTTGAAGAGAGGTATGTACTGTGTTTCATTCTTGACAACCCGAAATCACACACCTGATATATATGAAACTCCATTATTTGTTATGCAAACTAACATCATCCAGTAGGTAAGAAACCATAAATTCTATATTTACCTTCACGACCCAATTTTTGTCAACTAGAAGGTTTGGGGACTTAAGATCGCGATGGACAATCATTGGACTACAGCTGTGCAAATAGTTCATTCCACGAGCCTGAAGTTTTTACAAGTAATATGATACTTAACAGGTGATAGAGATAAAGGAAGAAAAGATTGTGAATAGAAAAAGAGTAATACAGCATCAAGGGCCATTCTCAGACGCCTCCTCTCGTCTAATTGGTTATTTGCCCGGTGGATTAATCTATACAAGCTACCTCTGCACAAGTTTGGAAAGAAAACTCTACTGTAAAGATTCAAAAACTAAGCACAACCAAATCGAACCTGCTCAAACTATCCAGATTTAAGAACTTCAAGCAAATACTTAAACAACACTCATTGATGCAAAGAAGATTCACAAAATAGTTTgtatcaaaaagagaaaaacagaggCATGCGCCTCATGAACATGGAGATGGAATGTCGTTGTAGCCATGAGAATTGTATTAAACTAATGAAATCTTGCAAAGATCATAGTATTACCTAGGAAGAAACTCTGTAACAATTGAGAGATTCGGTGGCCGAGTCACAGCTCCCATGAAGAGAACAATGTTGGGATGTCTAAGCTTTTTCATGATTCGGACCTTGCATCACAAGAATATATAAGAAGGGTTTGATATAAAACTATCAACAtggaaaatttggaaaaaaaaaaagaaaaggttagaagATAATAGATGGCTAATACCTCACTTCTGAATTCCTCCAATGCTTCTCCTGATAGATCTTGATCAAGGAACTTCTTGACAGCCACTTCCTGCCAAGTTCAACAGTTTCAACAACACGGAACTCAATCTAAGGAATCGCTAAACTCTTTCTTCATCTATTTCCATGAAGTCTAACTcaaataagaaataagaaaagcaAATATAATACTCACAGTCCCGTGCCAATCTCCCCGATACACTTCTCCATATGATCCTGTATCAAAAGAGGTAAACTATTTAATTCATTGTAGAGGTAGTTACACCAAAGCAGATAATAGATGATAAGTCAGTACCAAGTCCAATACGTTCTCCCAAAGTAATttcttcccacaaaatctcaCAATCAGATACATCATCACAGTCAGACTTGGAACTTTCATTGCCAACAGATCTGTCAGATATTCTTTCTTCCCCTGAATTTGGCCCAAGATTAGAGTCCCCACTACCTTGAGGCTCATGTCCACCAGAGCCAGCATCGCCATCGCTATTCGAGGCTAATTCAAGTTGTCTGGACACGGCTGCAGCTGTTGCCACAACTGCAGCAGCAGTGGCCGTGGCAGCAGCTGCAGCAGGAAGTTCTATGGTGGATGAGTCTGAGTTTGCAGACTTGGCAGCAGCAGCAACCATTGAAGATGCAACAACAGCCGCTGCAGCTACAGCAGCAGGAACGGTCCTGGCATATTCTGTCGAAGAAGCTTCAGAATGCGGAGAATCAGACTGACTTACAACTTTGTCATTATCACGTTGATCATGTGTATTTGCTTTAGGTTGCACTCTTGGTAATGGTGGCAAAAACCGCACTGGACCAAAATCGTTTTGGTGTCTTCCTTGCTGAGCTGTCTCTAaatcttttcctttctctttcttgGCTTCAGTCGGGATTTTTCTTTCAACGGTTGCCTCCAATCGCTGGGAATAGACTTCAGAAAATAGATTGGGAGGAGCTACAACTCCGCTTTCAAGTAATACATCATGAAGCTTCTGAGCTAACCGTGGATTCTCTTTGGCAGCATCAATCATATATTGTGAAACATCTTTGACTTTCATCCTATGCGCAGCTGGGGAGCTAACACCTTCAGTCCAAGAAGGTGATCTCATATGGGTAAAAGAATGAATAGGCCTGATTGGGAGGTTTTGAACTGGAGCCTTTTCAACATCCGTCTGATTTTTAACATCTTCCTTAGATATATTTGGATGAACAATGAGATCGCCTCCTCCTCCCGATTGATTTCTCTCCCTGGAACTCTTGGTACTAGAACGATGTTCCCCAACCCGAAGCTCTGCATTCTCTTCCAATGAACTCTCAACCCCATTGCTGGAAGAAGCTACTTGAATAGAACCACTGTCTCCAGGAATAGCAGTATAGGCAGATTCATCATAGTCTACTTGTAGTCCAGCTGCATCAGCTGGAATGAGCGTGCCTGGATCTCCCATGAGATCAACAATGTACTCCCTGAAATTCATAATTGCATTGCATATAACTCAACATTTCTTTCATCAAGCCTCAGTTTAGCTTTAGGAGATGCAGATAATATACTAAACTCCATATCGACATAGGTACATATGCTATTATGCCTATTAAATATAGCACATAAAAATTTTATCTACAGCAGAGTACATAAACCTATACATGACTGAAAGGAGAATGATGATACACATTAGTGTGATTATTTACCTGCCATCATCAGCCTTAATAAAGTTCATTGCCACAT from Camelina sativa cultivar DH55 chromosome 7, Cs, whole genome shotgun sequence includes the following:
- the LOC104702065 gene encoding serine/threonine-protein kinase EDR1-like, producing MKMNMKSFLKKLHITQSDEAQGSINKSSDVSSSPRSHHSSNSPEVKPFSGLSNWLSSVGHRKSPSPPNSFNAKNRAAKAANDKKAVEHGDDDHVVVTGSERVELQDLGSKDPAVEEENQIQLALELSAKEDPEAAQIEAIKQFSLGSSAPENSPAELIAYRYWNYNCLGYDDKILDGFYDLYGVLNASDRIPPLLDLQGTPVSDGETWEAVLVNRSGDSNLLRLEQMALDIAAKSISVSSSGFVNSELVRKLAISVGNYMGGPVVHPDSMLRSWRSFSYSLKATLGSMVLPLGSLTIGLARHRALLFKVLCDSVGVPCRIVKGQQYTGSEDVAMNFIKADDGREYIVDLMGDPGTLIPADAAGLQVDYDESAYTAIPGDSGSIQVASSSNGVESSLEENAELRVGEHRSSTKSSRERNQSGGGGDLIVHPNISKEDVKNQTDVEKAPVQNLPIRPIHSFTHMRSPSWTEGVSSPAAHRMKVKDVSQYMIDAAKENPRLAQKLHDVLLESGVVAPPNLFSEVYSQRLEATVERKIPTEAKKEKGKDLETAQQGRHQNDFGPVRFLPPLPRVQPKANTHDQRDNDKVVSQSDSPHSEASSTEYARTVPAAVAAAAVVASSMVAAAAKSANSDSSTIELPAAAAATATAAAVVATAAAVSRQLELASNSDGDAGSGGHEPQGSGDSNLGPNSGEERISDRSVGNESSKSDCDDVSDCEILWEEITLGERIGLGSYGEVYRGDWHGTEVAVKKFLDQDLSGEALEEFRSEVRIMKKLRHPNIVLFMGAVTRPPNLSIVTEFLPRGSLYRLIHRANNQLDERRRLRMALDAARGMNYLHSCSPMIVHRDLKSPNLLVDKNWVVKVCDFGLSRMKHSTYLSSKSTAGTAEWMAPEVLRNEPANEKCDVYSYGVILWELFTLQQPWGKMNAMQVVGAVGFQHRRLDIPDFVDPAIADIISKCWQTDSKLRPSFAEIMASLKRLQRPVTGSNIPRPVPTSSSIATEHEQKD